A single Paenibacillus sp. FSL R5-0517 DNA region contains:
- a CDS encoding DinB family protein: protein MDVLKSQYDMIKRTRESLFRMCENMSPTAYIKPVEALGGDSIRNLHVHVTDCYRVWLGVRGLGRSMPKIKPESIQNIQQMRKLFEATDLLVNEFLQNFRSNWNPDIQSSWMSETAELSELWLFTHCITHEFHHRGQIAKMARLLGYIPPKMNLSK, encoded by the coding sequence ATGGATGTACTAAAAAGTCAGTACGACATGATTAAACGGACAAGGGAATCCCTCTTCCGAATGTGTGAAAACATGTCCCCCACAGCGTATATTAAACCGGTAGAAGCTTTAGGTGGAGATTCAATTCGTAACCTGCATGTTCATGTTACAGATTGTTATCGCGTATGGTTAGGTGTGCGTGGTCTTGGGCGATCCATGCCCAAAATAAAACCAGAATCCATCCAAAATATTCAGCAGATGCGTAAATTATTTGAGGCGACAGACTTACTCGTTAACGAATTCCTGCAGAATTTTAGAAGCAACTGGAACCCCGACATTCAATCCAGTTGGATGAGTGAAACCGCCGAATTAAGTGAATTATGGCTTTTTACACATTGCATAACCCATGAATTCCATCATCGGGGACAAATCGCGAAAATGGCCAGATTACTTGGGTACATCCCGCCCAAAATGAATTTATCAAAATAA
- a CDS encoding tRNA-dihydrouridine synthase, translated as MTKDNFWRELPRPFFILAPMEDVTDVVFRHVVSEAGRPDVFFTEFANTESYCHPEGHKSVRGRLTFTADEQPIVAHIWGDKPEFFREMSIGMAKEGFKGIDINMGCPVANVAENGKGSGLICRRALAAEIIQAAKAGGLPVSVKTRLGFTEVDEWRDWLTHILQQDIVNLSIHLRTREEMSKVDAHWELIPEIKQLRDEIAPNTLLTINGDIPDRETGLRLAEQYGVDGIMIGRGIFQNPFAFEKEPKEHSSEELLDLLRLHLDLHDQYSGQEPRSFSALARFFKVYVRGFRGASELRNSLMNAKSTSEVRTLLHEFGNKDQVEAEERGI; from the coding sequence ATGACGAAAGACAATTTTTGGCGTGAATTGCCACGACCATTTTTTATATTGGCACCGATGGAGGATGTGACGGATGTTGTGTTTCGTCATGTGGTGAGTGAAGCAGGGCGACCAGATGTATTTTTTACGGAATTTGCGAACACGGAGAGTTATTGTCACCCGGAGGGGCACAAGAGTGTGCGTGGGCGTTTGACATTTACAGCAGATGAACAGCCGATTGTGGCTCATATCTGGGGAGATAAACCGGAATTCTTTCGTGAGATGAGTATCGGTATGGCGAAAGAAGGCTTTAAAGGTATCGATATTAATATGGGCTGTCCTGTAGCGAATGTGGCTGAGAATGGAAAAGGAAGCGGCTTGATCTGCCGCCGGGCTCTTGCGGCGGAGATTATTCAGGCGGCGAAGGCCGGAGGACTGCCAGTCAGTGTAAAAACGCGTCTCGGATTTACTGAAGTCGACGAATGGCGCGACTGGTTAACTCATATTTTGCAGCAAGACATCGTGAATCTGTCGATTCACCTGCGGACAAGAGAAGAAATGAGCAAAGTAGACGCTCACTGGGAACTGATTCCGGAGATTAAGCAGCTTCGTGATGAGATCGCTCCTAATACACTTCTGACGATTAACGGGGATATTCCGGACCGTGAGACAGGCCTTAGACTCGCGGAGCAATATGGTGTGGATGGCATTATGATTGGACGCGGTATTTTCCAGAATCCGTTTGCGTTTGAGAAGGAGCCGAAAGAACACAGCAGTGAGGAATTGCTTGATCTGCTACGGCTGCATCTGGATCTCCATGATCAATATTCAGGACAGGAGCCACGTTCGTTCAGCGCGCTTGCCCGTTTCTTTAAAGTCTATGTCCGCGGATTTCGAGGAGCAAGTGAACTCAGAAACAGCCTAATGAACGCCAAGTCGACAAGTGAAGTTCGTACGCTGCTCCATGAATTTGGAAATAAGGATCAAGTTGAGGCGGAGGAACGTGGGATTTAA
- a CDS encoding ankyrin repeat domain-containing protein, whose amino-acid sequence MAKKKTTLPAHMEKLVKDNDIAAVKEVFEQCEWDARGGYSKGTALSFRHISDELVRWLVEQGADINARDKYQRTPLHAHASHWSGNVALFLELGADLDAVDYQNETPLHAAVSGYRTTVVQALVNHGAAINVENKQGNTPLAKGLVNCRNSDNCQSSGDCRNSAGCRSIAHPGYERIGEADR is encoded by the coding sequence ATGGCTAAGAAGAAAACAACATTACCTGCTCATATGGAAAAGCTCGTTAAAGATAATGATATCGCTGCGGTAAAAGAGGTTTTCGAGCAATGCGAATGGGATGCCCGTGGGGGCTACAGCAAAGGTACGGCCCTCAGCTTTCGGCATATTTCGGATGAATTGGTTCGCTGGCTGGTAGAGCAAGGGGCAGATATTAATGCACGTGACAAATATCAACGCACGCCTCTACATGCTCATGCCTCACACTGGTCAGGAAATGTAGCCCTGTTTCTTGAATTAGGTGCGGATCTGGACGCTGTGGACTACCAAAATGAAACACCCTTACATGCAGCGGTCAGTGGATATAGAACCACAGTGGTTCAAGCGTTGGTAAACCATGGCGCTGCGATTAACGTAGAAAATAAACAGGGAAATACGCCATTAGCCAAGGGCTTAGTCAATTGCAGGAATAGTGATAATTGTCAATCTAGCGGAGATTGCCGCAATTCTGCTGGATGCCGGAGCATCGCTCACCCCGGATATGAAAGAATCGGTGAAGCGGATCGGTAA
- a CDS encoding 5-methyltetrahydropteroyltriglutamate--homocysteine methyltransferase, whose product MTDKFQIVGSLLRPEELLKYKTQIEHNDDIEYPFYENYEGYEKCETEAIKQVVAKEIEHNLSVVTDGEFSKSMWHLDFVWGFGGVKRYIADHGYFFRDVDGTSKYETRKDIGLRITDKLSGKNHHFIQLFQQLQDTAGEQQTKLCVPSPSHIFGELSWSDNIGGTDSVYQNKQELKEGLVIAYKEFVEEFAAVGGKILQFDDCLWELFADDNPNSPFTGEHINQDEVQGLASEFIDINNTVIDFGHSLGLKMWTHNCRGNYDSRNMGGGSYVKIANLFLKQLKYDRFFLEWDDDRAGSIEALEVFKDRPETEIVLGLLSSKTSTLDDETRVVRLLDEASKIIDKDRLLLSHQCGFASCDGGNELSEAQQWAKIDQGQKIAKQYWGGTV is encoded by the coding sequence ATGACTGACAAGTTCCAGATCGTAGGAAGTTTATTGCGGCCGGAAGAGCTGCTGAAATATAAAACGCAAATTGAACATAACGATGATATCGAATATCCGTTCTATGAAAACTACGAAGGATATGAGAAGTGCGAGACGGAGGCTATCAAACAAGTTGTAGCCAAGGAGATCGAACATAACTTGTCCGTTGTTACCGATGGCGAATTCTCCAAATCGATGTGGCATCTGGACTTTGTATGGGGATTTGGCGGTGTGAAGCGTTACATCGCGGATCACGGCTATTTCTTCAGAGATGTGGACGGAACTTCGAAGTATGAAACACGCAAAGATATCGGACTGCGCATCACGGACAAATTGAGCGGAAAGAATCATCATTTTATTCAGTTATTCCAACAACTGCAAGACACCGCTGGCGAGCAACAAACGAAACTTTGTGTACCATCGCCATCCCATATTTTCGGTGAACTCTCCTGGTCAGATAACATTGGGGGTACAGATTCCGTTTATCAGAACAAACAGGAGCTCAAAGAGGGCCTTGTAATCGCGTATAAGGAATTCGTCGAAGAATTCGCTGCAGTGGGCGGTAAAATTCTGCAATTTGATGATTGCTTGTGGGAACTGTTTGCAGACGACAATCCGAACTCTCCATTTACAGGGGAGCATATTAATCAAGATGAAGTACAAGGTCTCGCTTCTGAATTCATTGATATTAACAATACCGTGATTGACTTCGGACATAGCCTGGGCTTGAAAATGTGGACACATAACTGCCGCGGTAATTATGATTCCCGTAACATGGGCGGTGGATCGTATGTGAAAATCGCCAATCTGTTCCTGAAGCAATTGAAGTATGACCGTTTCTTCCTGGAGTGGGATGATGATCGTGCGGGTTCCATCGAAGCTCTGGAAGTGTTCAAGGACAGACCGGAAACGGAAATTGTATTGGGTTTGCTTTCCTCCAAAACGAGTACCCTTGATGATGAAACACGTGTTGTCCGTTTGCTGGACGAAGCATCCAAAATCATCGATAAGGATCGACTGCTGCTGTCTCATCAATGCGGCTTTGCATCCTGTGATGGCGGTAACGAATTAAGTGAAGCTCAGCAATGGGCGAAGATTGATCAAGGGCAGAAGATTGCAAAGCAATATTGGGGCGGCACCGTCTAG
- a CDS encoding GNAT family protein: protein MQNLETNRLILRNFTATDAAGLLEYTANPRVNCFMDHRISTLEDAAAEVAKRSNDDSQIAVCLKDSNELIGELFGMREDQDPDTDKDSNSDTYSIGWNFNGRFEGKGYASESANAFIEHLFMEQGIRRVYAYVEDDNFRSQKLCEKLGMRREGLFLEFISFVNNEDGTPKYENTYQYALLKKEWLAQRESEK from the coding sequence ATGCAAAACCTTGAAACCAATCGATTAATCCTACGAAATTTCACCGCAACAGACGCAGCCGGACTGTTGGAATACACAGCAAATCCCAGAGTGAATTGCTTTATGGATCACCGAATTTCAACACTGGAAGACGCGGCGGCGGAGGTCGCAAAAAGAAGCAATGACGATTCCCAAATCGCAGTCTGCCTGAAAGACAGTAACGAGCTGATCGGTGAGCTGTTTGGCATGAGGGAAGATCAGGATCCTGATACAGATAAGGATTCGAATTCAGATACGTATAGTATTGGTTGGAATTTTAATGGAAGATTCGAAGGGAAGGGGTACGCAAGTGAAAGCGCTAATGCTTTCATCGAGCACCTCTTTATGGAACAGGGAATAAGAAGAGTGTACGCCTATGTCGAGGATGATAACTTTCGTTCCCAGAAACTGTGTGAGAAGCTGGGCATGCGCCGGGAAGGTCTTTTTTTGGAGTTCATTTCATTTGTCAATAATGAGGACGGCACACCGAAATACGAGAATACGTATCAATATGCTTTGTTGAAAAAGGAATGGCTGGCACAGCGTGAATCGGAGAAATAA
- a CDS encoding TVP38/TMEM64 family protein — protein sequence MPQPSKKVMINLLLGLFLMLSIGLLVYYSPAIIKIMSSMDNFREYIHSTGHWGPIMFILFQILQIVVAPIPGEVVQVAGGYIYGTAIGSLYTTIGLILGSAIAFYFTRFIGRAYISRLLQKKNYKWMSFIHDEKKFSAFLFIFFVIPGLPKDMLVFVAALTSIRSFKFFMILIIGRLPWIIASAAVGSTIHMQQYTIAISISVIAVIGFVLGYIYRDKLVGLFSRSDRTRTKAKPKATPSYSKE from the coding sequence ATGCCACAACCCTCGAAAAAAGTAATGATTAACCTATTGTTGGGTCTGTTCCTCATGTTGTCCATTGGTCTGCTGGTCTATTATTCTCCTGCCATTATTAAAATCATGTCTTCCATGGACAACTTCAGAGAATATATTCATTCAACCGGACATTGGGGTCCAATCATGTTCATCCTATTCCAGATTCTTCAGATCGTGGTTGCACCTATTCCAGGAGAAGTGGTACAAGTCGCAGGAGGATATATTTACGGTACAGCCATTGGTTCATTGTATACAACGATAGGTTTGATACTCGGCTCAGCGATCGCCTTTTATTTCACTCGTTTTATCGGTCGGGCTTACATTTCACGGCTGCTGCAAAAGAAAAATTATAAGTGGATGTCGTTTATTCATGATGAGAAGAAATTCTCCGCTTTTTTATTTATCTTTTTCGTGATACCCGGCTTGCCCAAAGACATGCTTGTATTTGTTGCCGCTCTTACATCGATTCGTTCGTTTAAGTTCTTCATGATTCTTATAATTGGTCGTCTGCCGTGGATCATTGCATCTGCCGCTGTGGGGTCCACCATTCATATGCAACAATATACGATCGCCATTAGTATTTCTGTTATCGCTGTGATCGGGTTCGTGCTCGGTTATATCTACAGGGACAAATTGGTGGGGTTGTTCTCCCGGTCTGACAGAACCAGAACCAAAGCCAAACCCAAAGCTACACCCAGCTATAGTAAAGAATAG
- a CDS encoding response regulator transcription factor produces MSKKILIADDNSEIREIVRILLESENYEVIEAIDGQDAIDKVNEETDLIILDMMMPNKSGLKACLEIREQTSAPILFLTAKTQDSDKQLAFSSGSDDFLSKPFSYTELVSRVKALLRRYYVYRGKEKTEETDQIIVKDLTVHQDSKAVFVGKKEIALTEIEYQILLLLAKKRRKVFSAENIYESVWGQPYFYTCNNTVMVHIRNLRGKLEDDPQNPKYVKTVWGKGYKIE; encoded by the coding sequence ATGAGCAAGAAAATTCTAATTGCTGATGATAACAGCGAAATTCGTGAAATTGTAAGGATTTTGTTAGAGAGTGAGAATTATGAAGTGATTGAAGCGATAGATGGTCAAGATGCGATTGATAAAGTAAACGAAGAGACGGATCTCATTATCTTGGATATGATGATGCCCAATAAATCGGGCCTGAAGGCATGTCTGGAGATTCGTGAACAAACAAGCGCACCGATCCTGTTTCTCACGGCGAAAACGCAGGATTCTGACAAACAATTGGCCTTTTCTTCCGGCAGTGATGACTTCTTGTCCAAACCCTTCTCTTATACAGAACTCGTTTCAAGGGTGAAGGCCTTACTACGGAGGTATTATGTTTATCGGGGCAAAGAGAAGACTGAAGAAACAGACCAAATTATCGTTAAAGATCTTACCGTCCATCAGGATTCAAAAGCCGTGTTTGTTGGGAAGAAGGAAATTGCTCTAACTGAAATTGAATACCAGATTTTGCTGCTGCTGGCTAAGAAGCGACGAAAGGTGTTCTCTGCAGAAAACATATATGAGAGTGTTTGGGGGCAACCCTACTTTTATACGTGTAATAACACGGTGATGGTTCATATTCGTAATTTGAGAGGCAAACTGGAGGATGACCCGCAGAACCCTAAATATGTGAAGACCGTTTGGGGGAAGGGGTATAAAATTGAATAG
- a CDS encoding HAMP domain-containing sensor histidine kinase has translation MNRLLMGKKLKIKLVLAVVISLVIAVSTFVILQVVGETVLDSYLSKSTFVENRQQDALERFEAFVNNQNVSTQNHEQLSDWISHERYLNLYIFAKDKLIFSSNTEIDPAMNEELLTQFVPSKIPITTIHFADQDAQIYLVGFYEYQYYNLILIIGVFIAAVVFIVSFLLMINKKTSYIGLLEQEIKILEGGNLDYSITVLGKDELSSLAQSIDEMRKSFVERLGSEERVRMANRELITAISHDLRTPLTILLGYMDIIELNKYKTHEDLLQYIHNSREKAYQIKVLSDKLFEYFTVSSAAEEEEIEFERYEGRALIDQLIDEQLVILDDIDVQVQTDAYDEAFLLEINLVAMRRVMDNLFSNIRKYADPVFPVHIQISLKQQYVILEVKNKIKRVSKKKDSNEIGLVSCQKMIEQHNGTLKVSQEEDTFSLQITLPVISNKPTQTHL, from the coding sequence TTGAATAGATTACTAATGGGAAAGAAACTGAAGATTAAACTGGTTCTGGCGGTTGTCATTTCTTTGGTCATAGCCGTAAGTACTTTCGTTATTTTACAAGTTGTTGGCGAGACTGTATTGGATAGTTACTTAAGCAAATCCACTTTTGTAGAGAACAGGCAGCAAGATGCGCTTGAACGATTCGAAGCGTTCGTGAACAATCAGAACGTGTCAACACAAAATCACGAGCAATTGTCTGATTGGATCAGTCATGAACGCTACTTGAATCTGTATATTTTTGCAAAAGATAAATTGATATTCTCTTCCAACACGGAGATTGATCCTGCCATGAATGAAGAGCTGTTAACTCAATTTGTACCCTCCAAAATACCCATCACCACCATCCATTTTGCGGATCAGGATGCCCAAATATATTTGGTTGGCTTCTATGAGTATCAATATTACAATCTCATTCTCATTATTGGTGTTTTCATAGCAGCTGTCGTGTTCATCGTTTCCTTTCTACTGATGATTAATAAGAAAACGTCGTATATTGGCCTGCTTGAACAAGAGATCAAAATACTCGAAGGTGGAAATCTGGATTATTCAATTACGGTATTGGGAAAGGATGAACTGTCATCTTTGGCCCAGAGTATTGATGAGATGAGGAAATCATTTGTGGAGCGGCTGGGCAGCGAGGAGAGGGTCAGGATGGCCAACCGCGAATTGATTACGGCGATTTCCCATGATTTGCGAACGCCGCTCACGATTCTATTAGGATATATGGATATCATAGAGCTCAATAAGTATAAGACACATGAGGATCTGTTGCAGTATATTCATAATAGCCGGGAGAAGGCCTATCAGATCAAAGTCCTGTCGGACAAATTATTCGAATATTTTACGGTATCTTCTGCCGCGGAAGAAGAGGAAATTGAATTTGAAAGGTATGAGGGCAGAGCGCTGATTGATCAACTCATCGATGAACAATTAGTGATTTTGGACGATATCGATGTGCAGGTTCAGACAGATGCATATGATGAGGCGTTTTTACTGGAAATCAATCTGGTCGCCATGCGTCGCGTAATGGATAACCTATTTTCAAATATTCGAAAATATGCCGATCCAGTGTTTCCCGTTCATATCCAGATCTCTTTGAAGCAACAATATGTCATTCTTGAGGTGAAGAATAAGATTAAACGTGTCAGTAAAAAGAAAGATAGCAACGAAATAGGGCTCGTTAGTTGTCAGAAAATGATTGAACAGCACAACGGTACGTTGAAGGTGTCGCAGGAAGAAGATACGTTTTCACTACAGATTACGCTACCCGTCATCTCCAATAAACCAACACAGACTCATCTATAA
- a CDS encoding carboxylesterase family protein, whose translation MLRTVTVEHGQVQGLPAADPRITSFKGIPFAAPPVGENRWRAPQPQSNWDGVLQAFDFAPISMQAPTVIDDNNIYTREWAVDPDLPMDEDCLYLNVWTPAKRKDEKLPVFVWYFGGGLQVGHTAEMEFDGERIARRGIVVVTINYRLNAFGFLCHPEISAESPHAPANFGHLDQQAGTQWVKRNIAAFGGDPDQITIGGQSAGGGSVLSQMTSPQNKGLFQRAVIMSGMATELYPKVRVPSVRSTLRDAEQAGVAFFDFLGVSSLTEARQLDAEFLRDKALEYKSFWGTVIDDQFCAGDPFTRFVQQEREAIPVMLGHTSSEFWTRPAAANLEELKQMAVELFGEDAPAFLKLCETETGQIEQALQQASVRMIQHAILLAIRANSGHTSETPLYYYNFDAEIPGWDQPGTFHSVDLWFFFETLAKCWRPFTGKHYDLARQMCNYLSNFIATGDPNGSDSTGKLMPHWIPCTTEQPYLMEFGDQSQLQQSEPGPMLSFLIEQYFKKQNEPVV comes from the coding sequence ATGCTTAGAACGGTTACGGTAGAACATGGACAAGTGCAAGGACTGCCTGCGGCGGATCCGCGGATTACCAGCTTCAAGGGAATTCCTTTTGCCGCGCCTCCTGTAGGTGAGAACCGCTGGCGTGCCCCTCAGCCGCAGTCGAACTGGGACGGTGTACTGCAAGCTTTCGATTTTGCCCCTATCTCCATGCAAGCCCCAACAGTCATCGATGATAACAATATCTACACCCGCGAATGGGCAGTTGATCCTGACCTGCCCATGGACGAGGATTGTCTGTATCTGAATGTCTGGACACCCGCCAAGCGTAAGGACGAGAAGTTACCTGTCTTTGTCTGGTACTTTGGCGGAGGCCTACAGGTTGGCCATACGGCCGAAATGGAATTTGATGGCGAGCGAATCGCTCGCAGAGGTATTGTCGTTGTGACGATTAATTATCGACTGAATGCCTTTGGTTTCCTGTGTCATCCCGAGATAAGCGCCGAATCTCCCCATGCACCCGCCAACTTCGGTCATCTCGATCAACAAGCAGGCACGCAGTGGGTCAAACGCAACATTGCCGCCTTTGGCGGTGATCCGGACCAGATCACCATCGGTGGACAGTCGGCAGGCGGAGGAAGTGTACTCAGCCAGATGACCTCTCCGCAAAACAAGGGCTTGTTCCAGCGAGCCGTCATTATGAGCGGCATGGCTACGGAGTTGTACCCGAAAGTCCGCGTGCCTTCTGTCCGTTCCACACTGCGGGATGCAGAGCAGGCCGGGGTTGCATTTTTCGACTTCCTGGGGGTATCTTCCCTTACAGAAGCGAGACAACTGGATGCTGAATTTCTCCGTGACAAAGCACTCGAATACAAAAGCTTCTGGGGAACCGTCATCGACGATCAATTCTGCGCAGGCGATCCGTTTACTCGTTTTGTTCAGCAGGAGCGCGAGGCGATCCCCGTCATGCTGGGGCATACATCTTCCGAATTCTGGACCCGTCCCGCCGCAGCCAATCTGGAAGAACTGAAACAGATGGCTGTGGAGCTATTCGGCGAGGATGCTCCTGCCTTTTTGAAGCTATGTGAGACCGAGACCGGTCAAATCGAGCAGGCTTTGCAACAAGCATCAGTACGCATGATCCAACATGCCATTCTGCTCGCCATCCGCGCGAACAGCGGTCATACGTCTGAGACGCCTCTTTATTATTATAACTTTGACGCCGAGATTCCGGGATGGGACCAGCCGGGAACCTTTCACTCCGTCGATCTGTGGTTTTTCTTCGAGACATTGGCCAAGTGCTGGCGGCCTTTCACGGGCAAGCATTATGATCTGGCCCGCCAGATGTGTAATTATTTATCCAATTTTATTGCTACAGGTGATCCAAACGGTTCGGACTCCACTGGAAAGCTGATGCCTCATTGGATTCCGTGTACTACGGAACAGCCGTATCTTATGGAATTTGGCGATCAGTCTCAATTACAGCAGTCTGAGCCCGGACCGATGCTCTCGTTTCTCATTGAACAATATTTCAAGAAACAGAATGAACCTGTTGTTTGA
- a CDS encoding AraC family transcriptional regulator translates to MNPIWHESNRASNLYFISGGHKPANSHQWGPGVRDVYALHYIIRGQGTLETGGRVFRLVTGESFIIFPQKEIYYYPDPQDPWEYVWVEFSGEDAGRLLGLTQLSEVQPVVTISPETLQPFYHLAWNAGASSYELLRADARLRLLLSYYMEFYPKRPQVEAKDYVWLARKYIEQNYWKPTLTVTEIVKAVNLERSYLFRLFKGATGKSVLEYITSCRIQRACELLKTSGLPIQSVAYSVGYNDPLYFSKVFKKSTSHTPTAFMMLHQTKA, encoded by the coding sequence TTGAATCCGATTTGGCATGAGAGTAACAGAGCCAGTAATTTGTATTTTATCAGCGGTGGTCACAAGCCAGCTAATTCTCATCAATGGGGGCCAGGCGTGCGTGACGTTTATGCGCTGCATTATATTATCCGCGGTCAAGGGACGCTGGAGACGGGCGGCCGCGTATTTCGGTTAGTTACAGGGGAAAGCTTTATCATATTTCCGCAAAAGGAGATTTATTATTATCCAGACCCGCAAGATCCATGGGAGTATGTCTGGGTGGAGTTTAGCGGTGAGGATGCCGGACGGTTGCTGGGGCTAACGCAGCTTTCAGAAGTACAACCCGTAGTGACGATCTCACCGGAGACACTGCAGCCTTTTTATCACCTTGCCTGGAACGCAGGTGCATCATCCTATGAATTGCTGCGGGCGGATGCACGTTTGCGTCTGCTGCTCTCCTACTATATGGAGTTTTATCCAAAGAGGCCGCAGGTGGAGGCCAAGGATTATGTCTGGTTGGCGAGAAAGTACATCGAGCAGAACTACTGGAAGCCGACATTGACCGTCACGGAGATTGTAAAGGCAGTCAATCTGGAACGCAGCTATTTGTTTCGTCTGTTTAAAGGAGCAACCGGCAAGTCTGTTCTGGAGTATATTACCTCCTGCCGAATCCAGCGCGCCTGTGAGCTGCTGAAGACGTCGGGTCTACCGATTCAATCGGTAGCCTACTCAGTCGGCTACAATGATCCGTTATATTTTTCTAAAGTATTCAAGAAATCAACTTCACATACACCAACAGCGTTCATGATGCTGCACCAGACGAAGGCATAA